In a genomic window of Nodosilinea sp. E11:
- a CDS encoding HD domain-containing protein: protein MQFKSSRSYHDPLHGAITLHASDRDEALLIQLIDSPSFQRLRRIRQLGPASLTFHGAESSRFTHSLGVMAIARRAFDQLQRRYPDLAPHRATVLVAALLHDIGHGPFSHTAEEVFGLEHEHWTRRIIAELPEIHAALEARAEGLAAAVDQVYTHEHPIALVWQLVSSQLDCDRLDYLLRDSYFTGASYGQLDLDRILMALRFEAGSGRLVVAHKGLSAIEHYLVVRHFMYAQVYNHPKNISVTWLLERAFERARSDLLVGKLEADPTVTAWLLAPDRPLALDTYLAGDDIVFTYHLQRWRHSPDRLLADLCRRFLDRDLLKTLEVTRLSADQQETLLATVRAHLEAQGYSGEHYSGLRRTWSRGYTTYHQGICVYSDNAFVDIKELSPLVQALSQPYERTWLLYPRDIHPWLQQTWAAYSPDLKPEAE from the coding sequence GTGCAATTTAAGTCTAGCCGCTCGTACCACGATCCCCTCCACGGCGCGATTACCCTTCATGCCAGCGATCGCGACGAGGCGCTGCTGATTCAGCTGATCGACTCCCCATCCTTTCAGCGGCTGCGGCGCATTCGTCAGCTCGGCCCGGCCAGCCTGACGTTTCATGGGGCCGAAAGTTCGCGCTTTACCCATTCTCTAGGGGTGATGGCGATCGCCCGTCGCGCCTTTGACCAGCTCCAGCGGCGCTACCCGGACCTGGCTCCCCACCGGGCTACGGTGCTGGTGGCCGCGCTGCTCCACGACATTGGCCACGGCCCCTTTAGCCATACCGCTGAAGAAGTCTTTGGCCTAGAGCACGAGCACTGGACCCGTCGGATCATCGCCGAGCTGCCAGAGATTCACGCTGCCCTAGAGGCTCGGGCCGAGGGGCTGGCGGCGGCGGTCGATCAGGTTTATACCCACGAGCACCCGATCGCCCTGGTATGGCAACTGGTGTCGAGTCAGCTCGACTGCGATCGCCTCGACTACCTACTGCGCGACAGCTACTTTACCGGGGCCAGCTACGGCCAGCTCGACCTCGATCGCATTCTGATGGCCCTGCGGTTTGAGGCTGGCAGCGGGCGGCTGGTGGTGGCCCACAAGGGGTTGTCTGCGATCGAGCACTACCTGGTGGTGCGCCATTTCATGTACGCCCAGGTATACAACCATCCCAAAAATATTTCAGTTACCTGGCTGCTAGAGCGGGCCTTTGAGCGGGCGCGTTCTGACCTGTTGGTAGGCAAGCTTGAGGCCGACCCCACGGTCACCGCCTGGCTGCTGGCCCCCGATCGCCCCCTGGCCCTAGACACCTACCTGGCCGGTGACGACATTGTGTTTACCTACCACCTCCAGCGATGGCGACACAGCCCCGACCGACTCCTGGCTGACCTGTGCCGTCGTTTCCTCGACCGCGACTTGCTCAAAACCCTGGAAGTCACCCGGCTGTCGGCAGACCAGCAGGAAACCTTACTGGCCACCGTGCGTGCCCATCTCGAGGCGCAGGGCTACAGCGGCGAACATTACAGCGGCCTCCGGCGCACCTGGAGCCGGGGCTATACCACCTATCATCAGGGCATTTGTGTGTACAGCGACAATGCTTTCGTCGATATCAAAGAGCTGTCACCCCTGGTGCAGGCGCTTAGCCAACCCTACGAGCGCACCTGGCTGTTGTACCCGCGAGACATTCACCCCTGGCTACAGCAAACCTGGGCGGCCTACAGCCCCGACCTCAAACCTGAGGCAGAATAA
- the petD gene encoding cytochrome b6-f complex subunit IV, translating to MATIKKPDLSDPKLREMLKQGMGHNYYGEPAWPNDLLYIFPVVILGTIACCVALAVLDPALVGEPADPFATPLEILPEWYLYPTFQILRIVPNKLLGIGAMTAIPLGLMLIPFIESVNKFQNPFRRPVATTLFLIGTAATLWLGIGATFPIQESLTLGLF from the coding sequence ATGGCGACCATCAAAAAACCGGATCTAAGCGATCCTAAGTTAAGAGAAATGCTCAAGCAGGGCATGGGCCACAACTACTACGGTGAGCCCGCTTGGCCTAACGATCTGCTCTATATCTTCCCCGTAGTAATTTTGGGCACTATTGCCTGCTGTGTGGCTCTAGCGGTGCTAGATCCGGCACTGGTGGGTGAACCCGCCGACCCGTTTGCCACGCCGCTGGAAATTTTGCCCGAGTGGTATCTGTATCCCACCTTCCAGATTTTGCGCATTGTGCCCAACAAACTGCTGGGTATTGGGGCCATGACCGCTATTCCTCTGGGGCTGATGCTGATTCCCTTTATTGAGAGCGTCAACAAGTTTCAAAACCCCTTCCGCCGTCCTGTAGCCACTACCCTGTTTCTGATTGGCACTGCGGCCACCCTTTGGTTAGGGATTGGAGCTACTTTCCCCATTCAAGAATCGCTCACTCTGGGCTTGTTCTAG
- the petB gene encoding cytochrome b6, translating to MFTKQVTDSKTFQWFNERLEIQALADDISSKYVPPHVNIFYCLGGITLTCFLIQFATGFAMTFYYKPTVAEAFSSVQYLMTDVNFGWLIRSIHRWSASMMVLMMILHVFRVYLTGGFKKPRELTWVTGVVLAVITVTFGVTGYSLPWDQVGYWAVKIVSGVPGAIPVVGSTVVELMRGGEAVGQATLTRFYSLHTFVLPWAIAVFMLLHFLMIRKQGISGPL from the coding sequence ATGTTTACCAAGCAAGTTACTGACTCTAAGACCTTCCAGTGGTTTAACGAGCGGCTAGAGATTCAGGCCCTGGCCGACGATATTTCTAGCAAGTACGTGCCGCCCCACGTCAATATTTTCTATTGCCTGGGGGGCATCACCCTGACCTGCTTCCTGATCCAGTTCGCCACTGGGTTTGCCATGACCTTCTACTACAAGCCGACGGTCGCTGAAGCGTTCAGTTCTGTGCAGTACCTGATGACCGACGTCAACTTTGGCTGGTTGATTCGGTCCATCCACCGCTGGTCCGCCAGCATGATGGTGCTGATGATGATTCTCCACGTGTTTCGGGTGTACCTCACCGGTGGCTTCAAGAAGCCCCGGGAGCTGACCTGGGTAACCGGCGTGGTGCTGGCGGTGATCACCGTGACCTTTGGTGTGACCGGCTATTCTCTCCCCTGGGATCAGGTGGGTTACTGGGCTGTGAAAATTGTGTCCGGTGTTCCCGGTGCCATTCCGGTGGTGGGGTCTACTGTAGTTGAGCTCATGCGCGGCGGCGAAGCTGTTGGCCAGGCCACCCTGACCCGCTTCTACAGCCTGCATACCTTTGTTCTGCCTTGGGCGATCGCGGTATTCATGCTGCTGCACTTCCTGATGATCCGCAAGCAGGGTATCTCTGGCCCTCTCTAG
- the def gene encoding peptide deformylase — MPAAIQVEKTKLKQPPLEIHTMGDRVLRQPAKRVAKVDDEMRALVREMLQTMYSADGIGLAAPQVAVNKQLLVVDIDPENAANQPLVLINPKIIKVSKDLATGQEGCLSIPGVYLDVVRPAALEVTYKDENGRPQKLQATDLLARCILHEMDHLAGVLFVDRVENALALNQELNKNGFYAKDVQPVTA; from the coding sequence ATGCCCGCCGCCATTCAAGTTGAGAAAACCAAACTCAAACAGCCGCCCCTCGAAATTCATACCATGGGCGATCGCGTACTGCGTCAGCCCGCCAAGCGGGTAGCCAAAGTCGACGACGAAATGCGGGCGCTGGTGCGGGAAATGCTGCAAACCATGTACAGTGCCGACGGCATTGGGCTAGCCGCTCCCCAGGTGGCGGTCAACAAACAGTTGCTGGTTGTCGATATCGACCCTGAGAATGCGGCCAACCAGCCCCTGGTGCTGATCAACCCCAAAATTATCAAAGTCTCTAAAGATTTGGCCACTGGGCAAGAGGGTTGTCTCAGCATTCCTGGGGTCTACCTTGACGTAGTTCGCCCAGCGGCGCTGGAAGTGACCTACAAAGATGAGAACGGTCGGCCCCAAAAACTTCAGGCCACCGATCTCCTAGCCCGCTGCATTCTCCACGAAATGGATCACTTGGCTGGGGTGCTATTTGTTGACCGGGTCGAGAACGCCCTGGCCCTCAACCAAGAGCTCAACAAGAACGGCTTCTACGCCAAAGATGTGCAGCCAGTGACGGCTTAG
- the ctpA gene encoding carboxyl-terminal processing protease CtpA: MIRPLLRLSILCLCLFGLVVGGLAAGPALALTEEQNLIAEVWRIVNRAYVDDSFNHQNWWFTRQRALERPLESRADTYSAIQDMLAGLDDPYTRLLPPSQYRSLQTSTAGELTGVGLQISKDEQPGWLRVIAPIEGSPAEQAGIQPQDVVLEIDGFATTELTLDEAAARMRGQQGTTVTLQLRHSDEETPRLVSLTRDVITLNPVVAALKTTPTGQQVGYLRLSQFNGNAAEKLAEAVKTLADQGAEGYLLDLRNNPGGLLQAGIEIARLWLPQGTIVYTVNRQGILDSFEAFGQAITDAPLVVLVNEGTASASEILAGALQDNGRATLVGSTTFGKGLIQSLFDLSDGAGLAVTVAKYETPAHHDINKLGITPDRMVASVPLNRDTVATDADPQYKAALEMLSQATVVASAS; encoded by the coding sequence ATGATCAGACCCCTGCTGCGTCTAAGTATTCTTTGTTTGTGCCTGTTTGGGCTAGTTGTAGGGGGGCTGGCGGCAGGCCCTGCCCTGGCTCTAACCGAAGAGCAAAATCTGATCGCCGAGGTGTGGCGAATCGTGAATCGAGCTTACGTCGATGACAGCTTTAATCACCAAAACTGGTGGTTTACGCGTCAACGGGCGTTAGAGCGGCCGTTGGAGAGTCGGGCCGACACCTACAGCGCTATTCAAGACATGCTGGCCGGGCTAGACGATCCCTACACCCGTCTGCTGCCGCCCAGTCAGTATCGCAGTTTGCAAACTAGCACCGCTGGCGAACTCACCGGGGTAGGCTTGCAAATTTCTAAGGATGAACAGCCGGGTTGGCTACGGGTAATTGCCCCCATTGAAGGGTCTCCGGCAGAGCAGGCGGGCATTCAGCCCCAGGATGTGGTGCTTGAAATTGACGGCTTTGCCACCACAGAACTCACCCTTGATGAAGCGGCGGCGCGCATGCGGGGCCAGCAGGGCACCACCGTTACTCTCCAGTTGCGACACTCCGATGAGGAGACCCCTCGCTTGGTTTCGCTCACCCGAGATGTTATTACCCTCAACCCGGTGGTAGCGGCCTTAAAAACAACGCCCACGGGGCAGCAGGTGGGCTATCTGCGGTTGAGTCAGTTTAATGGCAACGCGGCGGAGAAGCTGGCTGAGGCCGTTAAAACCTTAGCCGACCAAGGGGCCGAAGGGTATTTGCTAGATTTGCGCAATAACCCCGGTGGTCTGCTGCAAGCCGGGATCGAAATTGCTCGGCTGTGGCTGCCCCAGGGCACCATTGTCTACACGGTTAACCGCCAGGGTATTTTGGATAGCTTTGAGGCCTTTGGCCAGGCGATTACCGATGCCCCTCTAGTGGTGCTGGTCAATGAGGGCACCGCCAGCGCCAGCGAAATCTTGGCTGGGGCGCTGCAAGATAATGGTCGGGCCACGCTGGTGGGCAGCACTACCTTTGGTAAGGGGTTGATTCAGTCTTTGTTTGATTTGTCCGATGGAGCGGGGTTGGCGGTCACCGTGGCTAAGTACGAGACCCCGGCCCACCACGACATCAATAAACTGGGCATTACCCCCGATCGCATGGTGGCTAGCGTACCCCTCAACCGCGACACCGTGGCTACCGACGCTGACCCCCAGTACAAGGCGGCCCTGGAAATGCTCAGCCAAGCCACGGTAGTCGCCAGCGCGTCTTAG
- a CDS encoding MBL fold metallo-hydrolase, which yields MTAASASVPSAQSPSVKPPRSVFDTVYAFAPNRDTQGATAYFIVNNTPEGQPANILIDAPPWDEGTRDWLNDRGGVRSLFITHRGGLGRAAAIQKALGCEIVIQEQEAYLLPDSPKTAFHHTFSFSPQIEAFWTPGHSPGSSCLYYSAYGGVLFTGRHLLPNQSGEPEPLRLAKTFHWPRQLQQVEKLKARFSATTLAHLCPGASTGFLRGQRTIDRAYERLQRLELEAFRDRQPLL from the coding sequence ATGACAGCAGCATCAGCTTCGGTTCCGTCGGCCCAGTCCCCCAGTGTTAAGCCGCCGCGATCGGTGTTCGACACCGTCTATGCCTTTGCGCCTAATCGCGACACCCAGGGAGCCACTGCCTATTTCATTGTAAACAACACCCCTGAGGGTCAGCCGGCTAACATTTTGATCGATGCCCCCCCTTGGGATGAGGGCACCCGCGATTGGCTTAACGATCGCGGCGGCGTGCGATCGCTGTTCATTACCCACCGAGGCGGATTGGGGCGTGCAGCCGCGATCCAGAAAGCCCTGGGTTGCGAGATAGTTATTCAAGAGCAAGAAGCATACCTGTTGCCCGATAGTCCTAAAACGGCCTTTCACCATACCTTTAGCTTTAGCCCTCAGATCGAGGCCTTTTGGACCCCCGGTCACTCCCCCGGTTCGTCGTGCCTGTACTACAGCGCCTACGGTGGGGTGCTTTTTACCGGACGGCACCTGCTGCCCAACCAGAGTGGCGAGCCAGAACCGCTGCGGCTGGCGAAAACCTTTCACTGGCCCCGCCAACTCCAGCAGGTCGAGAAGCTAAAAGCTCGATTTTCGGCCACGACCTTAGCCCACCTCTGCCCTGGTGCCAGTACCGGCTTTCTGCGAGGGCAGCGCACCATCGATCGGGCCTACGAGCGCTTGCAGCGGCTAGAGCTTGAGGCCTTCCGCGATCGTCAACCGCTGTTGTAG
- a CDS encoding peroxiredoxin-like family protein, translating to MNTYAILAHTQRQRVSDGETVPLLAGCEQAAQVLVLVWPQLGDFDSLEYAWWLQREAETLHQQNIAVRAVGIGDRASGQKFCAYTGFASEHLLVDETAALHRDLGLYQGLTLKPPGLNPGQAAWLNLMLMCAGMASPGTLREVLRGYTGDRRAPQLIGDDEVVKAGPLPPLTGKAFNLVGGSGFQRPIELATLRLRNMTEVLSHWSTYVSNAAYLTQRGGTFLFDGDGDLLYEHRDRGILGFAATMANPLAFLADHVPVTNIL from the coding sequence ATGAACACCTACGCAATTTTGGCCCACACCCAGCGGCAGCGGGTGAGCGATGGGGAAACAGTGCCGCTGCTGGCAGGCTGTGAGCAAGCCGCTCAGGTTTTGGTACTGGTGTGGCCCCAGCTAGGCGACTTTGACAGTTTAGAGTACGCCTGGTGGCTCCAGCGAGAAGCTGAAACCCTGCACCAACAAAATATTGCCGTACGGGCGGTGGGCATCGGCGATCGCGCCTCGGGCCAAAAATTCTGCGCCTATACGGGCTTTGCCTCAGAGCATCTGTTGGTCGATGAAACCGCCGCCTTACACCGAGATCTAGGACTTTATCAGGGGTTAACCCTGAAGCCGCCTGGCCTCAATCCGGGGCAGGCCGCTTGGCTAAACCTGATGCTGATGTGCGCTGGCATGGCCAGCCCTGGCACCCTACGAGAGGTGCTGCGCGGCTATACGGGCGATCGCCGGGCTCCTCAGCTAATCGGCGACGATGAGGTGGTCAAAGCCGGGCCACTGCCGCCCCTGACGGGCAAAGCCTTTAACCTGGTTGGCGGTAGCGGGTTTCAACGGCCCATCGAACTAGCCACCCTGCGCCTGCGCAATATGACCGAGGTGCTGAGCCACTGGAGCACCTACGTGTCCAATGCCGCCTACCTGACCCAGCGAGGCGGTACATTCTTGTTTGATGGCGATGGGGATCTGCTGTACGAACACCGCGATCGCGGCATTCTTGGCTTTGCGGCCACCATGGCCAACCCGCTGGCGTTTTTAGCTGACCATGTGCCTGTCACAAACATCCTCTAG
- a CDS encoding M23 family metallopeptidase, with protein sequence METNPNFPVLTRRSLLAAAAVGSTVVLLGRPAQAYDVILNPDAPQLGDTISVTAIPRTPASSQPIVTVNDGTEYPTFPISNNRFRALIPTSPLDPPGRMVIRVIGTGETRNLAVGLKNRTFPTQRITLSPSRSNLGTQHEFDRVAAFKNLVTPGRHWNGTMQRPNPGRTTTQYGVRRYYNGVFAQDYYHRGLDYAAPTGSPVTSPAAGRIGLVGRVADGFELHGNTIGIDHGQGVLSIMLHLSRIDVNEGDFVQAGQVIGAVGNTGASSGPHLHWGLYVHGVCVDPAPWMARGFE encoded by the coding sequence ATGGAGACCAACCCCAATTTCCCCGTGCTGACTCGGCGATCGCTGCTGGCAGCGGCGGCGGTAGGGTCTACAGTGGTGCTGCTGGGGCGTCCGGCCCAAGCCTACGACGTGATTCTCAACCCCGACGCGCCTCAGCTCGGGGATACGATCTCAGTGACGGCGATTCCGCGTACACCGGCTTCAAGCCAGCCCATCGTCACGGTTAACGACGGAACTGAATACCCCACGTTTCCCATTAGCAACAATCGGTTTCGTGCCCTGATTCCCACCAGCCCCCTTGATCCGCCGGGGCGTATGGTGATTCGGGTGATTGGCACCGGCGAAACCCGCAACCTGGCGGTGGGGCTAAAAAATCGCACCTTTCCGACCCAGCGCATTACCCTGTCGCCCAGCCGCAGCAACCTAGGCACCCAGCACGAGTTTGACCGGGTCGCCGCCTTTAAGAACCTGGTTACTCCCGGACGCCACTGGAACGGTACGATGCAGCGCCCCAACCCTGGCCGCACCACCACCCAGTACGGGGTACGCCGCTACTACAACGGTGTCTTTGCCCAAGACTATTACCACCGAGGGCTCGACTATGCTGCCCCTACAGGCTCTCCGGTGACATCGCCCGCAGCCGGGCGGATTGGGCTGGTGGGGCGGGTGGCCGACGGGTTTGAGCTGCACGGCAACACCATCGGCATTGACCACGGCCAGGGGGTACTCAGCATCATGCTGCACCTCAGCCGTATCGATGTGAATGAGGGCGATTTTGTCCAGGCGGGTCAGGTGATTGGGGCGGTCGGCAACACGGGAGCATCTTCCGGGCCGCACCTGCACTGGGGGCTGTACGTCCACGGCGTGTGTGTAGACCCTGCCCCGTGGATGGCCAGGGGGTTTGAGTAG
- a CDS encoding anti-sigma regulatory factor, translated as MVRTKTRQEHLQVTSQLDVVAQVQRWFRETCRSLEGDSAWVGSHCDRLALALTEGFTNAVRHAHAHLPPETGIDIDLSLTTDHVEIRIWDHGDPFNPELLPEPQPGELLDSGYGWFLLRRLADKVTYQRAKDGRNCLSIVKYGTC; from the coding sequence ATGGTAAGGACGAAGACCAGGCAAGAACATTTGCAGGTAACCAGCCAGCTCGACGTAGTGGCCCAAGTACAGCGCTGGTTTCGAGAGACCTGTCGATCGCTAGAGGGAGATTCGGCCTGGGTCGGCAGTCACTGCGATCGCCTGGCACTGGCGCTCACCGAAGGCTTTACCAATGCAGTACGCCACGCCCATGCTCACCTGCCCCCTGAAACCGGCATTGATATTGACCTATCCCTGACGACCGACCACGTTGAAATTCGCATTTGGGATCATGGCGATCCCTTTAATCCAGAACTACTGCCCGAACCCCAGCCAGGAGAACTGCTAGACAGCGGCTACGGCTGGTTTTTGCTGCGCCGCCTAGCCGATAAGGTCACTTATCAGCGAGCCAAAGATGGTCGCAACTGTCTATCGATTGTGAAGTATGGCACATGCTGA